TATCAACCTCAGAAAACGGTGCAAATGATGACGAAATACTCAACAGACCGTGAAATTCATAAGCAAAGAATTGTGAAATTCGTGGGGCTGACGCCTTGGCTCCGCAGTCATCAAACAGTAAAAGGCATATTTAAAAGTAGAAAAAAATGAATTTGTTTGACAACATACATGTTCATGTCTTCTGACTGATTATAAAATGTAACAAAGAAATGTCATATGTTTTGATCGGGAAAAAACAAAATCCAGTGCTGTAAAATCATTTTTAAGCACTATAAACTTGTTTTCTTAGCACAGGCCACAATACTGGTgtttttctactccctccgatccatattaattgtcttTAGTACAACTTAATGAAAGGACAAGAATAAATACATGTACAAAAACCCTTTTTTAGCATTTCTAAAAAAAAGTTGCTCCCAGGAGCCATTTCTAATATCTAGAAATTCAGTAAGCTCCAAATGGTTCGTATAATTGTTCCTACAAATCAGGTCTGCTAAGAAATTGTCCTGTCATGTTGGTGTTCACACATCCTCAACTTAATTATCCACAGCAACGAAACACATTGGATACTATAAGATTAGATCAAGAAACGGTTTTGCAATTCTACGCCGAAACAAACAGCACCGAAAGGAGAAgtcattttgtacacaaagtgcaaaGAATCTACGTAAGCTTGTGCTAAAACATGAAAAGTGTGTGCTTACTGAAATGGCTGACGGCAGATGAACTTTTCATTACGGCACAAAAGGAGCATCACAGAAACCTGAGATTCCAGCAGCAACAGCCTACCAAGCATTTCTCAAGGTTCAACTAGAATGGTCCTAGCTTGGCATGCCAACACACATTGTAGCTACACACTAGATACACGACGACTATACAAGACTTTTTCGATAATCTCTGCTGCAGCAGACAGTCTTTAGCATGCAACAGCGGCACAGGATGCGTGCCATTGCTTCATTTCACGATGTCAAAGCATTCAGTTATGAGGACTGAAGGCCAGTTTCTGCTTTTGCATCCAAGATCTCACTCTTGGAAGCAGACCGGACAAGTGAAGCTGATGGCAAGGGAGATAACAACTTGGCTGCTGGAACTCTCATAAGATAGATGCGGTTGTTCTCATTCACTGCCTTCTCCAAGTTCTggttcatatcttgttctagcctGGAAACAGAATCATAAAGGGAAGCGGGGGCTCCCCTGGCAGTTCTCTTGGCATCAACAACTGCATTAATCCCAAACTGCAATCGAGCTATCTCCTCGCCAATTTCCATCTTGTCATGCAATTCAATAGCATACCGATAGCAAGCTTCTGCATTGAATTGAGCAGCCTTCAACTGGACGTGAGACAACCATGATCTTTCAAAGTGGTTCTGCAATGGAGGGATAACCAGTGCAGCATACGCTTCTTCGTAGTACAAGGCAGCCTGCATAAGGCCAGAGGCAAATATTTTTCTGATGTCATTTTTTTTCTATGCATTTGAACATAATTATATTTAAAATGTTCAGAGATGCAAAATATAAGGTCTACCATCTTTGCCACTTCAGCAACAGAACCTTACTTTAAATCCCTAATCTTACTAACCTACTGACCCTGATACTTTTATAGCATATGACAAAGATTCTCTTTCAGTTCAGGTTTTGCTAATGCAAGGAACATCCTCCAGGACTTTTCACATGGAATGCTGGCGTGATATCATGGCAAAAATATCAGACAAGCATATAATCACACCAATCTTAAACTAAGGTACGTAATCTTAACTAAGAGAGCAAAATATTGTCAGTGCAGCCTATTCTGGAACTCTCTCAAACACACATCCATATGCATGTCATTTTATAGTAGAAGAAGGCCCCAGAAAAATTGGACGGAGCCCCAGAAAAATTGGACCAGACCCCAAAAAACTAGACAAGGAGGTGTTTAAGCCTACTTTGGAACTCAAAATTCAGTTTGCAACTGAATATGCATGACATTTTATATTAGAAGGCGGCGACGACATGACACACAACTATACAGCAAGACGAAAAATTGGACCAGGCCCCAGAAAAACTAGACAATGAGGTGCTTAAGCCTACTTTGGAACTCACAATTCAGTTTGCAAATGTTATGTGGGGCTAGACCTACCAGCAGGAAAGGTGCTACCGCAGCATCAGTTTGCCAACAGGTTATCAACCTCGCCCTCCCCCCACAATACCTATAACCTGTGATCCTCATCAAGCCATAACGGTAGAATATGTTGCAGTATCCTAGCAAACCGGACATGAGCAGCACGGGTATGGCGGATCGGTGGCAGCCAGAAACAGTTATAAACTGGCAGAATTTAGGTCTAATATGATCTTAACTTCAACTAAAAAACCACCTCTAGATTGCACAGAAAATACATGGCGCTTCACCAATCTAGTACTAGAAATTATAACAAGATTGATTGGTTTGTATAAATTATAATTTTGCTTATTTAGctttaataactactccctccgtcccataatataagagcgtttttgacagtaagtgtcaaaaacgctcttatattatgggacggagggagtaagatgGAGGATGAGATGATAAGGCAAGTTATGACCTGAGACATGCAAGGTAACATTTCATGATGGTTGTTCTGGTTTTGGGGTCCCTGTGAAGCTCTTTCTCAACTTTCTTCGGACTTTTTTTTTATGTTTCCTAGTATTCTCTATCAGAAGATGCATATTCTTGAAAATTAATTGGTATCCGACAAAAAATGATCTCAAAGCGTAGTACACCGAATTAATCTGAAACTTAAACTATATCAGCATGGCAATGATAACATAGAGTACACCGGATTCATAAGGTGCTAGAGAAAATTATAATAATCAGTTAGTGAAAGCATTGAACAGAATCAAAATCTTGCGTGTGTGGGATGTGGGAGATAAAGTATGGCTAGGGAGAGCTGGATACTGCAATTGGCGTAAACCTTGGATTAGCCTCACAACCTCTACTTTGCACCTTCTAATGAAAAATGTCTGATGATGGCAGGGGTGTCTGCTATTTTCTGGTCAGTTTGGAAATTGAGAAATAGTGTGGTGTTTGACAATCTTAAAATCGCTGATCCTCACATTCCTGTTAATATGATTGCAAGATCTTTTAATGATTGGATTATTCTGCAGAAAAAAACAGGGAGATCAAGAAATGCCGAAATCGGGGGCACGAATATTCGAACTAATAGAAAATGAGGTGTTTCATGCGGTTCATGGATGGATGATTGGACTGAACAGGATCCAGAAGTGATCTTATTCTCGTTAGGACTTCTGCTTCTCAGCTGTTAGTAGTCTAGTTTTGTGTCCTGTTGGTTCCAGCTAGGTTGATTGAGAGGTAGCGTCTGAACTGCTGCTTGAGATTTCCTGGGTGCTTATCCTGTGATGTTTTGAGGATCCGTCTTGTGGATGCCCAAAGATCGTGGAGTTTATCATGTGCGCTCTTGGAATCTTAGCTTATCGGTCGCTTTTTTTGGCTTTCTGTTGTAGCTTGTAAGGTAAAGACATTGCGGTTTACGatatattccctccgttccaaaatacttgtcgtggttttagtttaatGAACTAAAACCGAGGGGAAGCTAAGTGGAACCTAGAACAATCACATGTCctatggatgcaatgccactaggaAAGAAGCACACGGCAGGCAAGGGCAGGCAATTGTTGAACTACAACCGAGGGGAAGCTAAGTGGAACCTAGAACAATCACAGATCgtatggatgcaatgccactaggaAAGAAGCACACGGAAAGCAAGGGCAGGCATTTCTTGAACTAAAACCGAGGGGAAGCTAAGTGGAACCTAGAACAATCACAGATCgtatggatgcaatgccactaggaAAGAAGCACACGGCAAGCGAGGGCAGCCCATCTCACCCGCCTGGCCACCTTGGAGCACGCCGCCGGCGACGTTCCTGCCGCGAGAGCACGCTCGAAGCAGCACTCCTGCGCCTGCGCGAGCATGAGCTGCTCCAGCATCGCCGCGGCCTCCGGGCTCATATCCACCGTCCCCTCCTCCCCCTCCATCATCTGCCCCACCGCACGGAACGCCCCTGCCGCGCGCTGGAACTCCCCGCACGCCTCCTTGACCCCTCCCTCCGCCGCCCGGTCCACGGCCGCCGCGATCCTAGAGGAGGCCGCGCCGACGTTGAACACGACGGCGGCCTTCTCGAACCGGAGGGATGCGGAGGTGTGCTTGAGGTTGGGCCTGAAGGCATCGTGCCAGGTGAAGGCTAGGTTTTCGTCGAAGGCGCAGGGGTCGTCGCGCGCGGAGGAGAGGAGGCGGTGGTAGCGGAGGAGGAGGGCGCGGCTGGAGGAGGGGGGCTGGGTTTGGGGGTTTGGGGCAGAGAGGGAGGCGCGGGCGTCGCGGAGATCGGTGAAGACGGGGGAGTTGAAGAAGTGGCGGTCGCGaaagagctcggcggcggccgtcTTCTTCTCCGGGACGGAGAGCATCGGGGGGAGCGGCCGCGACATAGATGGCGAAGAGGAAGGGTACACGAAAAGGGACGACTTCCTCAGTTTTCCCCAGGTTTTCAGCAGAAGATGCGAGTGTTTCTTCAATTCGAATTTGCTATCGCTAGATTGATAGAGATTTTTTTCTTCCGGGAACGTCTAAGCATCAAATCAAATCAAACGttttttatgacaaattatgctGTCGCGAGGCCGGCAATTTTTTTAGCAAACACGGCAAATCCTCACAACAACACAAATTGTCATCTTGGACATTCAATTTAACATGCTAAAAAAATATCCGAAATCCTTCTTCAGGTGCTAGTCCAAATAGACTTCGGAACTGTCTTGGGATTCATGCATTTGACAAGGTGAACCTCGTGTCGCCGACGTATCCAACTGAGGAAAGTGGTCCAGAGAGGAAATTTTGTTGAAATGGTTGTGAGACAATCTTAGCGATGATAACATAGCAATAATGGCGGCGATCAATGAGGATTGATATAAACTTCCGAATCCCTCAGTACGACCTTGTTTGTTTAAACCTTTTGTCGGGGTATTTTCCGACAGATCCCTCGATAGGGTATCCGACAAGACTAGTGGATTGGATGGCAACAAGGGgtatagtttacccaggttcatgccaTCGATAGACGAGGTAATACACTACTTATGCTCGTGTATATTGATTGTATAGGGGTTACAAAAATCGAGGATTAAGCAAAGCTCTATGGTTTTAATGTTGTTTATTCGACTAGGCTAACCCCGTCATATATGGGTACTAGAGTCTGGGGTTACAAGATCTAAGTCAGTAAGGAGTCCTCCGGACACCCGTTGCCTTGTCTTTTACTGCAAGTCTTTCGAGGCCACCATGGTGTAGGGCCATAGCGGGGGCTGATTGGCCCCTCACATAACCGACCTAGGGGTCCCCGGATCATCCTAGTCAGGACGACTTCGGTAAGGTGGCGCACCCCTTGAAGGAAATATGttctagaggtaataataaaattgttattttatatttccgtattcatgataaatgtttattattcatgctagaattttattgatcggaaacctaaatacatgtgtgaatacatagataaatattgtgtccctagtgagcctctacttgactagctcattgatcaaagatggttaaggtttcctaaccatggacatgagttgtcatttgataacgggatcacatcattaggagaatgatgtgatggacaagacccattcgttagcttatcattatgatcgttcagttttattgcaattgttttcttcatgtcgaatacatattctttcgactatgagattatgcaacttccggataccggaggaatgccttgcgtgctatcaaatgtcacaacgtaactgggtgattataaagatgctctacaggtatctccgaaggtgtttcttggttggcatagatcgagattagcatttgtcacgccgagtatcaaagaggtatctctgggccctatcggtaatgcacatcataagaagccttgcaagcaaagtgactaatgagttagttgcaagatgatgcattacggaacaagtaaacagacttgctagtaacgagattgaactaggtatgaagataccgacgatcgaatctcgggcaagtaacataccgatggacaaagggaataacaaatgttgtcataatggttcggccgataaagatcttcgtagaatatgtaggagccaatatgagcatccaggttccgctattggttattgaccggagaggtgtctcggtcatgtctacatagttctcgaacccatagggtccgcacgcttaacgttcgatggcgatattatattatatgagttatgtgatttggtgactgagggagtcctggattaaggggtcctcggacgaccggactatgtgacatgggtcggactgatgggatatgaagatacaagaccgaagactctctcccatgtccggatgggtctctccttggcgtggaaggcaagctgctCGGAGTTCCGCTGCGTCAtcatcaaaaggtttgatggctccatcaatcatctacaataaTGTAGTCCAGGggaaggttttcctccccggacagatcttcgtattcggcggcttcgcactgcgggccaacgcgcttggccatctagagcagatcgacaactacgcccctggccatcaggtcagatttggaagattGAATTACGTTGCCAATATCCgtggagacttaatcttcgacggattcgagcccatgacggccgctccctgccaccacgatgaacatgacctaaatctgtcatcagaccgtgCCCAGGCGATGGCGCATGTAACTACTCTGGCCCTGGATCTGAAGCAGATTGCGTcatccgaggatgggaagctcaaccccgccgcggaagccgcagactcagcggcgttagagccgcacacagatccgaCCTCGAGCGGGGCCTGTGTTACCGGAACCTCGGATTTGTCTCTGGCCATAGGTTttgaaccgcgtgcatccgcgcccatcaAACCTGATCAGGCGCCAATCGTTGAGTTCAGCTTcgcagacatcttccggcactcacctttaggcgatgtgctaaactcattaaaaaccctctcccTATCAGGGAACTCTGAGCCGAACTATATCCGATTTGGATTGGAAGCTGAGGGCGGAGAAttctgcttcccacccaccacccacttcatagccactgtcgaagacttaaccaaaatgctcgattacagctccgaagacatcaaaggtatggacgacaatgccgaagAGGAGTAGGCACAAAAACCACTGtgtacagggcgctggacagccacctcctcgtatgacgtatacatggtggatacacccaaagagaacaacatCGATAATAAAAAGGATCCaatcgaggataagcctcctgagaaatagccaagcgccgacgtcagcggcgccgctctagaccatgccatggaaaaaacagcaataccgacACATGAGAAAATACTCCGGGCGATGCcaaagacaacgaagaccctgttgagcCAACTAACGAATAGGATGAATGGGAGGATGGGTGAGTCAGCCCTAATGAACAAGCCATTAACGAAGaatcggaggacagtaattattttccaccctccgaggatgaggcaagcctcggtgacaaagactttatcgtgcctaaggagcccatcgatcaggagcgctttaagcgccggctaatagccactgcaaggagcctgaaaaagaagcaacagtagcttcaagctgatcaagatctactcagtGACAAATgaactaatgtcctggcagcccaggaatatggcctcaagcgcccaaccaaaagttacccgaagcgcaaattgttaccccaattcgatgatgaggcgctggagctcgtcctaccagcgcataatgcggctgaccggctaccatgtggccgggataaagcgacaactcaagccgaacaccagcccacactaCCTCACCATAAAAACAGAGACATAAcaactcggggatatacatatgacctgcggcatgacctagaaaacagaacatgtcagaccagatcgatctatggatcgcgggggcgtgccccgatgagAGAAGATGGCCATCCGGACGGACGTGACAAATATAACCATGTCCGGGCCAAataccgcagacgaactccatccgagctacgccacgacgtggcccgacatagaggcgccgcacaccccctctactgaagtaatgggacatgaattcctagaagggtttaaacccgtgaacatcgaatcatatgatgggacaacagaccccgcggtatggattgaggattttctcctctatattcatatggcccgcggtgatgaccttcacgccatcaaatacctctcgctaaaactcaagggacctgctcgacactggttgaacagtttgccagaaaactcaattggcagctgggaagacttagaagacgccttcctcgacaacttccagggtacatacatccgacctccagatgccgacgacttaagtcacatagttcaacaaccctgagagttagccaggaaattctggactaggttcttaactaaaaagaaccagatcatcgactgtccggattccgaagccctagcagcctttaaacatagcatctgtgatgaatggctcgcccgacacctaggccaagaaaagccgaagtctatggcatccctcacgacgcttatgacccgcttctgtgcgggcgaggatagctggctggcccgtagcaataacaatacaagcgaacctggaaCTTTTGAAgacagaaatagcaacggcaagccccgacgcaacaggcacaagcgtcgcaacggtgacaacaccgaggacacgACGATCAAcactggattcagtggctctaagtctggtcagcggaagaagccatataaaagaaacaatccgggctcgtccagcttggaccgcatactcgatcctCCATGTCAAAT
Above is a window of Triticum aestivum cultivar Chinese Spring chromosome 6B, IWGSC CS RefSeq v2.1, whole genome shotgun sequence DNA encoding:
- the LOC123137592 gene encoding vacuolar-sorting protein BRO1-like, with protein sequence MSRPLPPMLSVPEKKTAAAELFRDRHFFNSPVFTDLRDARASLSAPNPQTQPPSSSRALLLRYHRLLSSARDDPCAFDENLAFTWHDAFRPNLKHTSASLRFEKAAVVFNVGAASSRIAAAVDRAAEGGVKEACGEFQRAAGAFRAVGQMMEGEEGTVDMSPEAAAMLEQLMLAQAQECCFERALAAGTSPAACSKVARRAALYYEEAYAALVIPPLQNHFERSWLSHVQLKAAQFNAEACYRYAIELHDKMEIGEEIARLQFGINAVVDAKRTARGAPASLYDSVSRLEQDMNQNLEKAVNENNRIYLMRVPAAKLLSPLPSASLVRSASKSEILDAKAETGLQSS